The Vigna unguiculata cultivar IT97K-499-35 chromosome 11, ASM411807v1, whole genome shotgun sequence genomic sequence tcaagttatattattactgttattattaaatatgacactaaagaaaaaaagacattTAGTGCTAAGTCAACACTAACAAGTAAAAATTGATGCTTACTACTTATTAGTATTAAATTTGGGTTCCGAATGTAAGAGCCTTTAAAATCATagactaatatttcattttgtttttaagaCTTGCTTTAAGTCCACACTAATTTATTACTAATTcataaattgatttttcaattaaattggtTTAGTGTTAGCTTGTATTTTTGtcttaatgtttatttaatttagtgttggtttaattgatgttaaataaaatctattttaatattagttattttgTGTCGGTTTGACcgacactaataataataacttaaaaaaaattcatataatgtTTTCatgttcaataaatataaatgaaaaaaaaaataacataataatgaATAAAGGAGATGTGCATATATGTGAAGGATGATTGTGCACGAAGGAGATAAATGTGGTTAAAGGAAATAAGAATGTACGAAAAAGATAGAGAGAAGAATTTAAATGAAGggaataaggaaaaaaaattagatgaagAATGTGTATGTGGATGAAGGAGATATTTTGgacaaatataaatgaaaaagatgaggagaataatttaaatgaagGATATGAGAACAAAAATTTAGATGAAGTACATGTGTAAATAAAGAAGATGAATATAAGCGAAAGATGAGTGTGAAAAAAGAGATGAATATGAATGAAGAAAATTAGTGTAATgagatttatataaaaaataacgtAAGAACATGGTGTGTGAGAAAATGTTTCATCATTAAATTTGGAtctttgattaaaataatttattattaatatcattagGAATGaatatacatttataatatCTAATTTAGTGTCACtaacttaaacaaatataaatattaaaaataaataaaatcattgtcAACTAAGTATGtgttaacttattttatttaagttagcATATGTTCAAGGCTAATACAAacacttatttaataaaaaatttgaaattttttttgacattttttagtttttttttttctaaataacttaTTGTCCAATTTAACGCCAATTGGTTactatgaaaaatatttatttactaaaaaattaaaaataattttacacttatttttttaaagctaAAATATAGTATTTTGGTCAATATTAATGTTTGAAAGTTAAATTTATCTgtgattataatataattaaataattttatatttagatatattaaacgaagtttttttttcatttaaattgtcTAAAATCCACTTTCtacagaaaaataacaaaatgaaaggacatcaaactatttaaatttgtgaaagTTATTTTCGTAATAAATTAATACTTCAAAAAACTTTTTATCCCAAAACAATCTTTATGAAGCACACGACGAGATATAATATTTactgttttttatatttgatacatttaaaaaaatataagacaaGAGAATGTAAGCGAAGAGTACTTTCGACTGAAAATGGTACAAAATGAGTGTATGTATGCATGATTTTCAATACATACAGAGTCAGTATAATGCATTATTATATGCTTTTGGATGCAATCTATGTGcataaatgtattatatatgttttttgtttattatttgtttaactAGTCAAAGCtgaataagtttttctaaaaaCATTGTTTAGTGCAGGCCATACCTAAGGTTGTGTGCATGTGTTGTCTACCAACCCTCAAACTTGCcttctaattaataaatttaacgtaattaattttacaaacatTTGAAAAAATCTTGGCGTTTTATGgctaataaataaagttaagaTAATTCAATACGCATTGTATTTGAATGGTTGGTAACCAACAAGAATAAAAACTGACACTCAGACAccagcagaaaaaaaaatattatgttcaaGATCAGAATACGAAGATATGATCACTTATTAAATACATGAGTAGAGTATTAAATAAGATATCATAATagaaaaattcattaaaacatTACACAATCTATTGTTTATGCATTAATAATCTATactatcttttttaattttattttagattatcTTCTTAAACTTTTCTTCGGACAATATGATTCAGATTTATCTTATCGATTTTGTACCTTGAGTGCAAACATGGAATTGTCTTCATCGTTGTtcttcaatttcaaataaaaattcaataaactCAAGATATGTTGGAACATAAGTCTTGGTAAGAATTTTAGAAACACACATGCAGAATTATTCTTTAAAGCTATCCTTTTAATATTGACTTTCTCAACATATTTAAAGTTTACCTTCTAGTAAGATTTTGGGTGTGtcgatatatatattttttaatgttaagttttaataaattatagcattttaattttataattgaaggCATGCACTCCCGGATCTTACTCATTGGAACAGAGATCCAGCAGTTCCAGGTGGAGTGGGCTTGCTCCCCCAAGAGCCCTTAATTTGTTTTCCAAAAACAAGACACTGGGCCTTCCGCATCTTCAGATGAGCCTATTAAGGTCAAAACTTTCTGCACCCCATAAAATTTCATCTCCCAcccataaaaaattatttcataaaaagaggggtattgatttttgaaaaaaaaaatctgaaatttgCTTATTGtattctgaaaaataaatttcgaAAGTGACAGAGTGCAGAAAGGAAATGACAGGGTGCAGGaagtattaaatattaaatattcactactaaaaattctcatattacatgagaattttttttgtaaatttgttaaaagaatttataagaaaatattttttttatgttaatttttctaaaaattttaattggcaggcaattattttctatgaaattataaaattcgcaagtattttgCGAAAAGTGTGgtaggaaataattactcaccaaaaaaatacatgtaaatTAGGATTCTTAGAAAAGATGgcagaaaaaagttttttttttttttttttgcaaatttttcttaacaaatttgcaagaaaaaaccatgtaatatgaaaaattcTAGTAGTGTCATGACCACCATGTCCTTCAATAAACTCAGTCCAACCTAACACCGTCCTAGTCCACACCAGTCGAACCCAACCTATTGTAGGCTAACCCTAAGCAAGAACACATTGATTCtgattattatgttattattaggATTAGTTTAGTTTGAATATGGATAATGAGGATTGTGTTTGCTTGAGTggattgaattttgaatttatgtttACATATATTAGTACATTATGTTTAATATTGTGATATGTTTACATTTAATGTGATATAAGCTTGGATGTTcattattgaatatttgatattttgtctTTATAATTGACAAATCTACTtgtgatttgaaatttttatgtaTGTCTATTTGGTGCTATTTTATACTGTTTTGTGTGTGGTAAAGAAACATATAAAACTAACTTTGAAGTTTACGTAATATTTACTGATAGACTTACCGATGGATTAATTCAttgataaaatacatttttgaaTTATCGATAGATTAAATGTGCATCAATAATCACCAACAAATGTAGCTGTCACTAACGATATGTTTTTTCGATAGGTACATCTATTGATAATTACCGACGAATTCTTAATTTGTtagtaaattttacaaatggaTATATCTACTTAAAAGCTAAGAAAACAAACTACTAGGGATATTACCGTAACACCCCTATCTAATTATCTGACACGTGTCCGATAAATAggttttttcgtcattttgaTACCCTGTTGGAATGGTTTAAGCAGCTGAAAATGTTATTACTGTTTTGTCCCTGTTTTCTACTCCGTAGTGAATTTGTGTTTGGGTATTTGGTAATTTCGCCCACTTTTAAATGCATCTGAATTTGCTTAGTCGCTCAGTCGTGATGATGGACATGTCTGCATTTATGAGCTTTGATGacataattcaaattcaaatatcaGATTCCAAAATTCTCATTTACACTCCCTTTGATTTTTTCCCCTAAAACGAAAACCCTAAATACATTCAGACCACCCAAACACCACTTGCGATCTGCACCATTTGCAGCACTCATTCTCGATTTGTGGATTCTTCTCCTTCCTTTACCAGGTTTATGGTTACTTCCGGACCTTCCAAACCTTTCACCTTTATTTTTGGTTCGTGGTTCCCTTCCACACCTTTCTTTCTTCCAACTCTTCCTCTGCGATCCCTTCCAAACCTTTCAtatctcctttttcttattatcttcTTTGTCCGCAAGTCGAAAGACTTgctcatattatttttttttcagttaaaaGGTATGATATATAGGTTTGGTTTCCAACttttactttttccttttttgattgatatattGGTCTAATAACATTGTTATTTATTAGTTGTTTAATCTTTTGTTTCTTAAACTTAATATATGCTTTAATAAGTTCTTCGATGTTTAGGGTTTTTTCATTTGAACACAAAGCAACAAAATGGTTTTTCGATGAAAAGgtaacatttttgtttatattttgttcattaaatttattttatatatcaatttgttgtttttcaatttttttgagaTTACTTGCATTTTTTGATGATTGATTACTTGCAAAGGCTGAAAAGTGGGAAGTTGGATTTAAAAGTGGGAAGTTGGATTTGGGTGTTAGGAGGGACATACTTGCTTGGATTTGAAAGGTAATAGCTTTGTTGATCTCTgattttttatgcttcaaagtTCCCATTTTCATTCCATGCGAACtagaaataaatgatttttaattattttttttaattgtttgttgatTTGTGTGGATTCATATATTTCAAGAGCATACTATATTTGTTATTGGATGTTAGGAGGGACATACTTGATTGGATTTGGAAGGTAATAACTTTGTTGATCTCTGAATTTTATGTTTCAAGTTTCCATTTTCATTCCATGCAAACtagaaataaatgatttttaattaattttttttaattgtttgttgatttgtgtggattcatatatttcaggagcatactatttgttttgttattggaTGATCGATTTTGTTTATTAGTTGTTTAATCTTTTGTTTCTTAAACTTAATATATGCTTTAATAGGTTCTTCGATGTTTAGGGTTTTTTCATTTGATGAACACAAAGCAACAAAATAGTTCTTGAATGAAAAGgtaacatttttgtttatattttgtttattaaatttattttatatatcaatttgttgttttttaatctgttagtaattttacaaatggatatattatcaacaaaattttgtttgtcaGAAATCTATCGAAAAAACACTGTTACTGACATACTTTTATAGATACCAAAGAAAAATGGTCAtgaataatatgaaatttttatcatataatatatatatatatatatatatatatatataatatacatatttaattaattgaagaattagttattaaaaaaacacttgcaaagaaaaaatattttgtttaaaatatatcgGTAACATATAATATTCACATTAATATGATCGACtgcttttattaatattttaaattgaagttaatggtgttataaataaaattgagacatCCATGAATGTTTTAAGCTGCGGGGAATCGATATCGTCGTTCGTGTATTGTCCTAATCCTGAGTCAGCAGTgactttgaaaagaaaaatattagacGGTGATCATAATTATCTACTCGTGACAtgtaattatttgtaaaatgtaataaaactaATCAAAGACTATAAATGAGTACTCGTTCAAAGTAATGAATAATTTCTCTAAACTTGACATCTGAACTAGCCAATGAATGATCGACTTTTGCTTTAAGTTAGGGTTCAGacgttaattataatatttataaactgAGTTAGATTCTGCTGTCAAGAACATTGTGGACCATCAaacttttgtttaataaaaatatagttacaAAAATTGCCATAGAATACGGATaagaatattatttgaataaatctCCCTCATCGACACTAAGGGATAAGAATAACCTATGTTCCCAACATTCTTCTACGTTGGTgtcattattaattatcatatgttggtgtcattaatttttttttttctcttacggGTTCTACAACATATGCAACAATATCATgatgtatttaaataaaaaaacgttTTATTGATTACAACTTCAAcaatatatacatttataagAATTACAACTTCAAAAGAAGCTACCCAAGAATAAAACAATCCTAGCAATTtcatttttacaatataatatacatttatAAGAATCTCAACTTCATAAGAAACTACCCAAGAATAAAACAATCCTAGCAATTTcatatttacaatatataattgTGAAAGAATTTTTAATACTAATTGAATTATTACATGGAATCACGAAGATTGGTTTCTATTTTGAGAAAATCCTTGAACCACAGCGCAGAAAGCTTTGAGTATCTTTTCAAACCATTCTTGTAGTCAACAAAGTTCATTCCAAATCGCATGATGTAACCTGATTCCCATTCAAAATTATCCAAAAGAGACCAAGCAAAataccctttcacattcacacCATTCCTGTAATATATATCAAAGAAAACAATTACAAAAATTCATTCTTCAACTCATCTTTAAATAGGTCAACAAAAATGTTACTTACTTAATTGCATCAAGAAGATAATAGAAATGACGATAATGATAGTCGATTCTATAAACATCCAAGAGAGATTCTTCAAGTGATAATGATGGATCATCATATTCATTTACACCTGCATGAAAATGTAAACCATgtcactatttttatttttttcatcattttctctTCATATTGTTATAACTACAACATTCAAATGGAAATAAATGTgagaataaaagttatttacCATTTTcagtaatataaattaaaggATTGTTGTATTTCTCTTTAGTGTATAGCAAAACTTCACGAAACCCTTTTGGATAAACGTACAACCAATCTGAACCAACCTGCATAATTACGAAgcataattaagaaaaacattcTAAATTTTAAGGCATTTACAATTTGGTCATAAGAAGATTACATTTTCACCAATGAGTTTTCCGTCACGGACAActgcaacaacaaaaacaaaaaaacatgtaaaaattaCCTATAAAGATCAGaatcaacataaaataaatataagttaataaagAAGAGACTTCTTACATGAATAGTTTACGAGGGGATCTGTCATATAACTGCCTCTGCCATTTCTTAATTCTGGTGCATCGGAGACATAACTCGCAGTGTAGTAGTTTATGCCAATAAAATCAAATGAATTAATAAGCAATCTAGATTGATCCTTTGTAAACTTTGGTAATCGTGATTTCACCAAAGAACGCATGCTTTCTGGATAATCTCCTCTTGTCAGTGGATCCATAAACCTGCGGCGGAACAaatgaatgaaataaataaaacattacataGTGATTTCTTTCGTATagataataaaagtataagaaTGTTTTAGCACACCATCCAAACAAGAAGTCCATAGCTCGTTCAGCAGCCTTTCGATCACGTTTGGTATCTGAGAGTGGCTCGTACCAAGTTGAATACAGTGTTATGCCTATTACACCATTCTGAAATCTCTGCATCCATAAAACATATTCAAAAACATGTTCCACTGTAACAAACATAACAAGTACGAGGTTGCCGTTAAATAGAAACAGACCTGGTACTTAGTCTTGTAGACATTAACAGCAGCAGCATGAGCAAGAAGTAGGTGGTGTGTAGCCAAATAGGGTTCTGTCCCAGAATCACCACCATTGCATTCAGCATTCAACCAAGATGAACATCGACCAGGAGCCTTAACCCCTAATGCATAACCCTTGTCGCTGAAAGTCCATGGCTCATTCAAAGTTATCCACTTTTTTACTCTATCTCCGAATTCCCTGAAGCAAAGCTCTGCATAGTCCTGGAAATCTTTCCTGTAATAAAAATCGTGTAATTTTAGAAACGTTCCTTAAACATCTCagcaaaacattaattaaattgcAGAACTTACACAATGCGAGGACTTAAGAAGCCACCATATTCATCTTCTAAGGATTGAGGAACATCCCAATGAAAAATCGTCACATAGGGTTCCAAAcctgaaattattttaatatatacattatgattaatatatgtaaagcataataaaaatatccataataaagtttttattctGACCATTTGCCAGTAGCTCATTGATAAGGTTGTTGTAATAGTCAATTCCTTCTCGGTTTATACCTCCACTCAGCTTTCCATCTGTGGATATATATGCAgtttatgtaaataaataaataaatcattatacAATGAAACACATAACAAGTAAATTCAGTATAAAATAATCATTGGTCTATATTTGACTTACTCGGAAGAATTCTTGACCAAGATATGGAAAATCTGTAAGCATCCAAATTCATACCCTTCATAATCTGAACATCTTCCTGAGACATATGATGCAACAAATCATGTTTATTTGAAAGCGATCgatgggaaaaaaaataaaacaacaattcttttgattttttatcatttctttctTAGTTGAGCTTTCCAAGGATCTAATCTaagtaataaataatcaattaatttagtTAGAATGTTCCAAAGACATTATCTACATTTTGataagaaatgaaatttaaaaaagcAACACTGTGTTTCATATTCTATTATGCAAATATCTGATTAATGTTGATAAATTAcatcaaagaaacaaaaactTTGAATCAGAAATACCTTGTAGCGATGATAGGAATCGACTGCAACATCTCCATTGCTTCTGTCCTCTATCTTTTCTGCATGTTTAATTACCATATATcaataattctataattttttgtaaaagatCTTGGGTATAAGAGAAAACCAGagacatatatatttatttacctGGATATTTGTGAGTGAAGGTATCCCAAATGCTTGGTCCTCTACCACCTTCATTCGCTGCACCTTCATactgcatacatacatacacaatAAAAAGCTGATAGAAAGAACTAAAACATTTGAACATGCAACGTGAAGGTGTTTCATATGGAGTTGAACATTGACAAAACATAGTTATCGTTGTATGAGTGTACCTGGTACGCTGAGGATGCTGTACCAAAGATGAAACCACTTGGGAAACTGTTGCGATTCAACAAATCTATCTGTGGGGTAAGGGCAAAGCTTTCTGTGACAGTAATCAATGAAGAGAGTAGAACAATGAGAGGTAGCAGCAGTACGTATTCTTTGTATGCCATTTTTGCTTGGTTGTGTTTGATTTTTCTCACCAAATGCGTTCCTTTTATAGACGAAAACCTTTATCTACTCTCAGATTATTCtttctaaaaatattcaaacattTCTTGCTTTTTCCATCCCAAAGAAAGTTAAATCAAAAAGCGATGTTTTTCTAAGGGTATGATGTGCGTGGTCATTGGTCAGAAAAAGATTACCAATTTTGATAAACTTTACTATTACACGTAAACTAACATGATAATCGTAAGTATGCTCGGAAACACGTATATCAATATCATCATACTTAGTAAAGATTAAgataataatatgaaattagCGTTGTACTCTTCCCTGTTTTTGCAAGcgttttgtttaaaatatactttcacTCAAGTTTATATAGAACAGTAaagtatttttttctctaaaatttaTTAGGATTATATATTTAGATTAAACTCAAAACCGTTGTTTAAGTTAGATTATACCAAATTGgctaaatatatattatcttctCAGAACTTATGAAAGCTGTGAATGAAGATTTTAACGAACAAAGTCTGGTGGTCAACAAATTCGTCTTACGTAAAACTTTCGCTTTTTTGCTGTAACCCTGCTATTTGCTGGAACTGCTAAGATACTTAGTCTTCGCCCTCTAAAGCTACACTTTTATTAGGAGTAAGTTTTCATTCAGAAACTATTAAACTATATTAATATCGAATTCAGTATATTTTAAGGTGTATCACTGCCACAAGTAACTTattaagtttataaataaataataactttgCTACAAacaattatacattttaataaataacattttcttataataatattcTTGTGCccaataatttgattttattactGAATGTAAtgaattcattttaaatatttttatataaaaaaactcaCTCAATATATCAAAACTAATTTGagtaaagaaattataaaaaatgttgagataatttataaagaattttgaaagaaaattattaaaaagtggTAAAACAATCTTGTTTcaaaatgttgatttttttttcagtattaattttctgtaaaatattataacacttttaaaatttgttaaaacagtccatatttaaaataatttttgtaatgctATTTTTGTTCACATGATAAGAGTAATACTAGAATTCAA encodes the following:
- the LOC114168754 gene encoding cyanogenic beta-glucosidase-like; amino-acid sequence: MAYKEYVLLLPLIVLLSSLITVTESFALTPQIDLLNRNSFPSGFIFGTASSAYQYEGAANEGGRGPSIWDTFTHKYPEKIEDRSNGDVAVDSYHRYKEDVQIMKGMNLDAYRFSISWSRILPNGKLSGGINREGIDYYNNLINELLANGLEPYVTIFHWDVPQSLEDEYGGFLSPRIVKDFQDYAELCFREFGDRVKKWITLNEPWTFSDKGYALGVKAPGRCSSWLNAECNGGDSGTEPYLATHHLLLAHAAAVNVYKTKYQRFQNGVIGITLYSTWYEPLSDTKRDRKAAERAMDFLFGWFMDPLTRGDYPESMRSLVKSRLPKFTKDQSRLLINSFDFIGINYYTASYVSDAPELRNGRGSYMTDPLVNYSFVRDGKLIGENVGSDWLYVYPKGFREVLLYTKEKYNNPLIYITENGVNEYDDPSLSLEESLLDVYRIDYHYRHFYYLLDAIKNGVNVKGYFAWSLLDNFEWESGYIMRFGMNFVDYKNGLKRYSKLSALWFKDFLKIETNLRDSM